In Dethiosulfovibrio peptidovorans, the genomic window TCATCGTCTCCCGATCAAAACTCAGATTCTCGTTTAACTCGTTCAACCCAAACTCATCTTTCAGAATCTTGGCTACGATCCGCCCAGAGCCCGAGCACTCGGGACACCCAAACTTATCCCCGGTCTTACCCAGGGCGAAACCCAGACCTTTGCATTTCTTACACAGTTTTAC contains:
- a CDS encoding molecular chaperone DnaJ, whose translation is MKVKLCKKCKGLGFALGKTGDKFGCPECSGSGRIVAKILKDEFGLNELNENLSFDRETMKVRVCKSCAGLGAFIYGPEDSRPCDDCGGTGRVVVQQITTEYQLHHLEEFEE